One uncultured Tolumonas sp. genomic window carries:
- a CDS encoding copper-binding protein, giving the protein MKASLTRIAAVAAFSLVAVSAAQADINTYRAHGTVQQVDINNHKITLSQDAVTELGWPVRTITYNVDGDNILAGIKAGQKVDATFTAESAYQPSVHFVTPTAY; this is encoded by the coding sequence ATGAAAGCATCTTTAACTCGCATCGCTGCTGTAGCCGCATTTTCTTTAGTTGCTGTTTCTGCAGCTCAAGCAGATATCAACACTTACCGAGCTCATGGCACAGTACAACAGGTTGATATCAACAATCACAAAATCACTTTATCGCAAGATGCCGTAACTGAATTGGGCTGGCCAGTTCGCACTATCACTTACAACGTTGATGGTGACAATATTCTAGCTGGCATCAAAGCAGGCCAGAAAGTAGATGCTACATTCACTGCTGAATCGGCTTATCAACCATCTGTGCACTTTGTTACTCCAACTGCTTATTGA
- a CDS encoding undecaprenyl-diphosphatase, with protein sequence MELFNQTLFLLINADVQPNTLIVMLAKLMADLPIWLVPLLLIIGWLRGDNSIRKGFLAAALTAVMALSVNQIIGFFWQHPRPFMMGLGHTLIPHVADSSFPSDHMTLICAVAFSLLWHPALRKLGSMLICLSLPVAWARIYLGVHFPFDMLGAMLVTASCAWSIQYLQKMLIEPAFKIVSSLYEWVFSPAIQRGWLK encoded by the coding sequence GTGGAACTTTTTAACCAAACTTTGTTTTTACTCATAAATGCCGATGTACAGCCTAATACGCTGATCGTTATGTTGGCTAAATTAATGGCTGATTTGCCGATCTGGCTGGTTCCATTACTGCTCATTATCGGCTGGTTAAGAGGTGATAATTCTATTCGTAAAGGATTCTTAGCGGCGGCTTTAACTGCTGTTATGGCATTATCAGTTAATCAAATAATTGGTTTTTTCTGGCAACATCCACGTCCATTTATGATGGGGTTAGGACATACATTGATCCCGCATGTTGCTGACTCTTCATTTCCTAGTGACCATATGACGTTGATTTGTGCTGTGGCTTTTTCATTGCTGTGGCATCCGGCATTACGCAAACTGGGCAGCATGTTGATATGTCTCTCTCTACCGGTTGCTTGGGCAAGAATATACCTAGGCGTACATTTCCCATTCGACATGCTAGGCGCTATGTTAGTGACAGCATCGTGTGCGTGGTCAATTCAGTATTTGCAAAAAATGCTTATTGAACCCGCGTTTAAAATTGTCTCATCACTGTATGAATGGGTGTTTTCTCCTGCTATTCAACGAGGTTGGTTGAAATAA
- a CDS encoding LysE family translocator — protein MAIGLFAAFWAVSILFVITPGMDWAYAISAGMQGRVVIPAVSGLLLGHFVAIMIVAAGIGALVASNPVALTVLTVIGATYLLWLGFNMFTHPSVPNAGQVQESNSWRHWTIKGACVSGLNPKVFLLFLALLPQFTDPAGSWSIPVQIIALGVMHILSCGTVYFLVGFSAQTVLRTRPKAAQYVSQISGLAMILIALLLLVEQLI, from the coding sequence ATGGCGATCGGCTTATTCGCTGCATTCTGGGCAGTTTCCATTCTGTTTGTGATCACTCCTGGCATGGATTGGGCTTATGCAATTTCAGCAGGAATGCAAGGACGAGTGGTGATACCTGCGGTATCTGGATTATTGCTGGGGCATTTTGTGGCAATCATGATTGTCGCCGCGGGGATCGGTGCATTGGTAGCAAGCAACCCTGTTGCACTTACTGTCTTAACCGTGATTGGAGCAACCTATTTATTGTGGCTTGGCTTCAATATGTTCACTCATCCATCAGTGCCAAACGCCGGCCAGGTTCAGGAAAGTAATTCCTGGCGTCATTGGACTATTAAAGGCGCTTGCGTGAGTGGGTTAAATCCCAAAGTGTTCCTATTATTTCTTGCATTATTACCGCAATTTACCGACCCAGCAGGTTCATGGTCTATTCCAGTTCAAATTATCGCATTAGGTGTAATGCATATATTAAGTTGCGGTACGGTTTATTTTTTAGTCGGCTTTAGTGCACAGACGGTGTTACGTACACGTCCAAAAGCCGCACAATATGTCAGTCAAATATCCGGATTGGCAATGATACTGATTGCGTTACTGTTGTTGGTAGAACAACTTATTTAA
- a CDS encoding Lrp/AsnC family transcriptional regulator, with product MDNIDRKILAELQSDGRLSVTDLADRIGLSLSPCHRRVRALEQSGVIRGYRAQLDPANLGFSFSALVFVTLREGDRKAVEAFETAVRDVPQVIQAQRLFGDPDYLLHVVSRDLSAFQLLYDEQLSALPSVQRLTSTLVMKNVVQDRPLPL from the coding sequence ATGGATAACATTGATCGCAAGATCCTTGCTGAACTTCAATCTGATGGACGACTTTCAGTTACTGACTTGGCAGATCGTATCGGGCTCAGTTTGTCGCCCTGTCATCGGCGGGTGAGGGCTCTGGAACAATCAGGTGTTATTCGAGGATATAGAGCTCAGCTTGATCCAGCCAATCTTGGTTTTAGTTTTTCAGCGCTTGTTTTTGTCACGCTTCGAGAAGGAGATCGAAAGGCTGTTGAAGCGTTTGAAACTGCTGTTAGAGATGTGCCGCAAGTTATTCAGGCACAACGTCTGTTTGGTGATCCAGACTATCTGCTTCATGTTGTTTCCCGCGATCTGTCAGCCTTCCAACTGCTTTACGATGAGCAACTTTCTGCGTTGCCGAGTGTTCAGCGTCTCACGTCTACGTTAGTTATGAAAAACGTTGTACAGGATCGACCGCTGCCACTGTGA
- a CDS encoding FoF1 ATP synthase subunit gamma, which produces MSRRREINKKLEALSDIAGIMSAMKGLALMEIRILMDFIVCQQRMVTSIEQTAAEFFATHAALVNSSTAERMICIVIGSEQGFCGDFNETLLAEMKTISLQQTKPVCWLIVGRRLANRIDEHDPTITLLPGAIVSDEIPNVLLQLTQQLNSLLAQEHIPSCGISVLYHCDTSNIIRSRHLLPLSNLPEPVKMKAYPAELNILPEELLLSLTDHYLYAVLNEVLYSSLMAENRQRQIHMDRALQRLDEDKLRLKFAYNTQRQEDITEEIETILLSSDMATTVK; this is translated from the coding sequence ATGAGCCGCCGACGGGAAATTAATAAAAAACTGGAGGCATTATCTGACATCGCAGGGATCATGTCCGCGATGAAAGGGTTAGCCCTTATGGAAATACGCATACTGATGGACTTTATTGTCTGCCAGCAACGTATGGTAACCAGTATCGAACAAACTGCGGCTGAATTTTTTGCAACTCACGCAGCACTGGTGAATAGCTCAACCGCAGAGCGAATGATCTGTATTGTCATCGGTTCAGAGCAAGGTTTTTGTGGTGATTTTAATGAGACATTGCTGGCCGAAATGAAAACTATCTCTTTGCAACAGACCAAACCCGTCTGCTGGCTCATCGTCGGACGACGACTGGCTAATCGAATAGACGAACATGATCCAACAATAACTCTTCTACCGGGCGCAATTGTTAGCGATGAGATACCCAATGTCCTGTTACAGCTAACTCAACAATTAAACTCATTGCTCGCTCAGGAACACATACCAAGTTGCGGGATTTCAGTGCTCTATCACTGCGATACATCCAATATTATCCGTTCACGTCACCTGCTGCCGCTAAGCAATTTACCGGAACCAGTAAAAATGAAGGCATATCCGGCAGAGTTAAATATTTTGCCTGAAGAACTCTTATTGAGCCTGACAGATCATTATCTTTATGCCGTGCTCAATGAAGTACTCTACAGTTCGCTGATGGCCGAAAATCGCCAACGTCAAATCCATATGGATCGCGCATTACAGCGATTGGATGAAGATAAGTTACGTCTCAAATTTGCTTATAACACCCAACGACAGGAGGATATTACAGAAGAGATTGAAACGATTTTATTATCAAGTGACATGGCAACAACAGTTAAATAA